From the genome of Vicia villosa cultivar HV-30 ecotype Madison, WI linkage group LG2, Vvil1.0, whole genome shotgun sequence, one region includes:
- the LOC131649175 gene encoding thioredoxin X, chloroplastic-like — protein sequence MDTITSTSASLTLSLRAVPVRTVSSSISLTSSLLFPRSHSSSRHRLYSEKRRFSNSPSAVPKFTVRCGITEINESQFKETVLESERPVLVEFVATWCGPCRLITPAMEALAKEYEDILTVVKIDHDANPELIKEYKVYGLPSVILFKNGQEVPGSRKEGAITKAKLKDHVDVLLESISIT from the exons ATGGACACAATCACCTCCACTTCAGCCTCACTTACACTCTCTCTCCGTGCGGTTCCGGTTCGTACAGTTTCTTCTTCCATCTCTCTAACCTCATCTCTTCTCTTCCCACGCTCTCACTCATCCTCCAGGCACAGACTCTACTCCGAAAAAAGAAGATTCTCGAATTCTCCCTCTGCGGTTCCCAAGTTTACAGTCAGGTGCGGTATCACGGAAATCAACGAGAGTCAGTTCAAGGAAACCGTATTGGAATCTGAGCGTCCGGTTCTTGTTGAATTCGTCGCTACTTGGTGCGGTCCTTGCCGGTTGATCACTCCCGCTATGGAAGCCCTAGCTAAg GAATATGAAGACATATTAACAGTtgtaaagattgatcatgatgctAACCCTGAGCTAATTAAAGAGTATAAAGTTTATGGACTGCCAAGTGTGATACTCTTCAAGAACGGGCAGGAAGTTCCAGGAAGCAGGAAGGAAGGTGCGATTACAAAGGCGAAACTTAAAGATCATGTCGATGTTTTGTTAGAATCAATATCAATTACATAG
- the LOC131649176 gene encoding DNA polymerase I A, chloroplastic/mitochondrial-like, producing the protein MLYVSFIVSLCQGHDISGKDNRVHCSLNINTETGRLSARRPNLQNQPALEKDRYKIRQAFIAALGNSLIVADYGQLELRILTHLANCKSMMDAFKAGGDFHSRTAMNMYPYIREAVEKKEVLLEWDPRPGEDKPPLPLLKV; encoded by the exons ATGCTCTATGTCAGCTTCATAGTTTCTTTATGTCAGGGACATGATATATCAGGAAAGGATAACCGTGTTCATTGCTCCTTAAATATCAACACAGAGACAGGACGCTTGTCAGCTAGAAGGCCAAATCTGCAG AATCAACCTGCTTTGGAAAAAGACCGATACAAAATCCGTCAAGCATTCATCGCTGCACTAGGGAATTCTCTTATAGTTGCTGATTATGGACAG CTGGAACTTAGGATTCTCACGCATCTTGCCAACTGTAAGAGCATGATGGATGCTTTTAAAGCCGGCGGAGATTTCCATTCAAGGACTGCTATGAATATGTATCCATATATTCGTGAAGCAGTTGAGAAAAAGGAAGTGCTTCTCGAGTGGGATCCTCGGCCTGGTGAAGATAAGCCCCCACTTCCTCTATTAAAGGTATAG